In Campylobacter vulpis, a genomic segment contains:
- a CDS encoding formyltransferase family protein codes for MKIALVTSPKQWFYEKALEFAKRLGADFFDTYEKVRGYEVVFILSYHKIISPNLLSLNQHNLIIHASKLPQGKGWSPMFHQILEGKNDIVFTLFEAGVGVDSGDIYLQKTLKLRGDELYEELRAKQAFFSLELCEDFLKLYPNLKPKKQSGVESFYPKRSPKDSKLNIDKSLKEQFNLLRICSNEDFPAFFYHKGKKFVLKIYEEI; via the coding sequence GTGAAAATCGCCCTCGTAACTTCTCCTAAGCAATGGTTTTACGAAAAGGCTTTAGAATTTGCAAAAAGACTTGGAGCGGATTTTTTTGATACATACGAGAAAGTAAGGGGCTATGAGGTCGTTTTCATTTTATCTTATCATAAAATTATTTCGCCAAATTTATTAAGCCTTAATCAACACAATCTCATCATACACGCTTCCAAACTCCCGCAAGGAAAGGGTTGGTCGCCTATGTTTCATCAAATTTTAGAGGGTAAAAATGACATTGTTTTCACGCTTTTTGAAGCAGGTGTGGGGGTAGATAGCGGGGACATTTACCTACAAAAAACGCTTAAGCTTAGAGGCGATGAGCTTTATGAGGAATTAAGAGCTAAACAAGCTTTTTTTAGTTTAGAGCTTTGTGAAGATTTTTTAAAACTTTATCCCAATTTAAAGCCAAAAAAGCAAAGTGGTGTAGAGAGCTTTTACCCTAAAAGAAGCCCTAAAGATAGCAAATTAAACATCGATAAAAGTTTAAAAGAGCAATTTAATCTTTTACGCATTTGCTCAAACGAAGACTTCCCTGCTTTTTTCTATCACAAAGGTAAAAAATTTGTGCTAAAGATTTATGAGGAAATTTAG
- the argF gene encoding ornithine carbamoyltransferase → MRHFLSLKDFSKEEILALIHHAKILKQKPEKLLIDKTLAMIFEKNSTRTRMAFELAITELGGKALFLNANDLQLSRGEPIKDTARVIGSMVDFVMLRVNRHASLEEFAKYSKAPVINALSDLYHPTQILGDLLTMQEYQKEGQIAFVGDSNNMCNSWLIAASILGYELSIALPKNYHIRPEILEFAKENAKKSGAKITLTNDKFEAIKDKEVVITDTWISMGEEEQKERKIKDFEGFIIDKDAMSVAKKDAILLHCLPAYRGYEVSEELFELHSEVIFEEARNRLFVVKALLCFLEREK, encoded by the coding sequence GTGAGACATTTTTTAAGCCTAAAAGATTTTAGCAAAGAAGAAATTTTAGCCCTGATTCATCACGCTAAAATTTTAAAGCAAAAGCCCGAAAAACTTTTGATAGATAAAACTTTGGCTATGATTTTTGAAAAAAATTCCACACGCACGAGAATGGCTTTTGAATTAGCCATTACAGAGCTTGGTGGAAAGGCTTTATTTTTAAATGCTAATGATTTGCAGCTTAGTAGAGGAGAGCCTATTAAGGATACGGCGAGAGTTATAGGCTCTATGGTCGATTTTGTAATGCTTAGGGTTAATCGCCACGCAAGTTTGGAGGAATTTGCTAAATACTCAAAAGCACCCGTGATTAATGCTTTGAGTGATTTATACCACCCTACGCAAATTTTAGGTGACTTGCTAACAATGCAAGAGTATCAAAAAGAAGGTCAAATAGCCTTTGTAGGAGATAGTAATAATATGTGTAATTCTTGGCTTATCGCCGCTTCAATACTAGGCTATGAATTAAGCATTGCTTTACCTAAAAACTATCACATTCGCCCTGAAATTTTGGAATTTGCGAAAGAAAATGCGAAAAAAAGCGGAGCGAAAATCACTCTTACAAATGATAAATTCGAGGCTATCAAGGATAAGGAAGTTGTGATTACGGATACTTGGATTTCTATGGGTGAAGAGGAGCAAAAGGAGCGGAAAATCAAGGATTTTGAGGGCTTTATCATCGATAAAGATGCGATGAGTGTAGCGAAAAAAGATGCGATTTTGCTTCATTGCTTACCCGCTTATAGGGGCTATGAGGTGAGTGAGGAGCTGTTTGAGTTACACAGCGAGGTGATTTTTGAGGAGGCGAGAAACCGCCTTTTTGTTGTAAAGGCTTTATTGTGTTTTTTGGAGAGAGAAAAATGA
- the hemB gene encoding porphobilinogen synthase — MFKRFRRLRLNANLREMLRENSLELRDLIYPLFVVEGSGVKNEISSMNGVFQMSLDMILKECEELVKLDIKAIILFGVIEEEKKDSCGSEALDENGLIARTIRAIKKEYPQLFIISDLCFCEYTEHGHCGIIEPKSKSVDNDATLELSAKQALIHAKAGVDMIAPSGMMDGIILSLREALDEAGYENLPLMSYSTKFASSYYGPFREVANSAPSYGDRKSYQMDFHNGKEALMESLEDEAQGADILMVKPALAYLDVVKELSQNTNLPLCVYNVSGEYAMFQAAKRAGVIDYEKMLMETMIAFKRAGAKLIITYHTKEIAQILRKEA, encoded by the coding sequence ATGTTTAAAAGATTTAGAAGATTAAGACTAAATGCAAATTTAAGAGAAATGTTAAGGGAAAATTCTTTAGAACTTCGCGATTTAATCTATCCTCTTTTTGTCGTGGAGGGAAGTGGAGTTAAAAATGAAATTTCCTCTATGAACGGCGTATTTCAAATGAGTTTAGATATGATTTTAAAAGAGTGCGAGGAACTTGTAAAGCTAGACATTAAAGCCATTATTCTTTTTGGTGTGATAGAGGAGGAAAAAAAGGATAGTTGTGGAAGTGAAGCGTTAGATGAAAATGGCCTCATTGCAAGGACTATTAGGGCTATTAAAAAGGAGTATCCGCAGCTTTTTATCATTAGCGATTTGTGCTTTTGTGAATATACAGAACACGGACATTGTGGCATCATAGAGCCAAAAAGTAAAAGTGTGGATAATGACGCGACTTTGGAGCTTTCAGCTAAACAAGCCCTTATCCACGCTAAAGCAGGCGTTGATATGATAGCACCAAGCGGAATGATGGACGGCATTATCCTTAGCTTACGCGAGGCTTTAGATGAGGCTGGATATGAAAACTTGCCTCTTATGAGCTATTCGACTAAATTTGCGTCAAGTTATTATGGACCTTTTAGAGAGGTGGCAAATTCCGCCCCAAGTTATGGAGATAGAAAAAGCTATCAAATGGACTTTCACAACGGCAAAGAAGCCCTAATGGAAAGCCTAGAAGATGAAGCACAAGGAGCGGACATTTTAATGGTAAAACCTGCCCTTGCGTATTTAGATGTGGTAAAAGAGCTTTCGCAAAATACAAATTTACCGCTTTGCGTTTATAATGTAAGTGGCGAATATGCAATGTTTCAAGCCGCTAAGAGGGCTGGGGTGATTGATTATGAAAAAATGCTTATGGAGACGATGATAGCCTTTAAAAGAGCGGGCGCAAAGCTTATCATCACTTATCACACTAAAGAAATCGCACAAATTTTAAGGAAAGAAGCGTGA
- a CDS encoding (Fe-S)-binding protein: MDFTKFSQSCVKCGKCIPTCTIHQIKRDEINSPRGFLDLLAAYKEGNLELDKEAKRVFESCFLCTNCVEVCPSHIRVDNAIEAVRYDIAKKFGIAWYKRLLLYFLRRRKALDIAAKFGFVFQSCAFALQNSGMKARFSLPFIKKGRLLPSFKQKSFLNQNTEFIDNGGEKSVGFFVGCLANYFYIESAKAVLSIAKELKINVDLMKGQVCCGAPHFFTGDFKSLEILAKKNVEYFEKKLESVEYIITPEATCSAMLSVDLEHFFTMIKEEQWAKRAAKIAPKIKLATWYFYEKTPLLELLKTKGKKDLLLTYHDPCHARKMQGVFKEPREFLKANYRFVEMSDSNACCGFGGVSMQSDYYENTLKVGFKKAKMIDESGASVVSAECSACRMQISNALTQNQSKAIFKSPLELIAEALKR, translated from the coding sequence ATGGACTTTACAAAATTTTCTCAAAGCTGCGTAAAATGCGGTAAATGTATCCCTACTTGCACTATTCATCAAATCAAACGCGATGAGATAAATTCTCCGCGTGGTTTTTTAGACCTTTTAGCCGCCTATAAAGAGGGAAATTTAGAGCTTGATAAAGAGGCAAAAAGGGTTTTTGAATCCTGCTTTTTATGCACGAATTGCGTGGAGGTTTGCCCCTCGCACATTAGGGTTGATAATGCCATTGAGGCGGTGCGTTATGACATCGCTAAGAAATTTGGCATAGCGTGGTATAAAAGACTTTTGCTTTATTTTTTACGCAGGCGAAAAGCCCTTGATATAGCAGCTAAATTTGGTTTTGTATTTCAAAGCTGTGCTTTTGCTTTGCAAAATTCTGGTATGAAGGCGCGTTTTTCTTTACCCTTTATCAAAAAAGGCAGGCTTTTGCCTAGTTTTAAGCAAAAAAGCTTTTTAAATCAAAACACCGAATTTATCGATAATGGCGGAGAAAAAAGCGTTGGTTTTTTTGTGGGCTGTTTGGCAAATTATTTTTATATAGAGAGTGCAAAAGCCGTGCTTAGCATAGCTAAAGAGCTTAAAATTAATGTCGATTTGATGAAAGGACAAGTTTGCTGTGGGGCGCCACATTTTTTTACAGGGGATTTTAAAAGCCTTGAAATTCTAGCAAAAAAAAATGTGGAGTATTTTGAAAAAAAGCTTGAAAGTGTGGAGTATATCATCACTCCTGAAGCGACTTGCTCGGCGATGTTAAGTGTGGATTTGGAGCATTTTTTTACGATGATAAAAGAGGAGCAGTGGGCTAAAAGAGCGGCTAAAATCGCTCCTAAAATCAAGCTTGCAACTTGGTATTTTTATGAAAAAACACCCCTTTTAGAGCTTTTAAAAACTAAGGGAAAAAAAGATTTACTTTTGACTTATCACGACCCTTGCCACGCGAGGAAAATGCAAGGAGTTTTTAAAGAACCGCGTGAATTTTTAAAAGCAAATTACCGCTTTGTTGAGATGAGTGATTCTAATGCTTGTTGCGGTTTTGGGGGCGTGAGTATGCAAAGTGATTATTATGAAAATACCTTAAAAGTAGGATTTAAAAAAGCTAAAATGATAGATGAAAGCGGTGCTAGTGTGGTAAGTGCGGAGTGTTCTGCTTGTAGAATGCAAATTTCAAACGCCCTCACACAAAATCAAAGCAAGGCGATTTTTAAAAGCCCTCTTGAATTAATCGCAGAGGCTTTAAAGCGGTGA
- the pseH gene encoding UDP-4-amino-4,6-dideoxy-N-acetyl-beta-L-altrosamine N-acetyltransferase, translated as MIELRNFISLSENELKELLKWRNDKSVAAFMKTQNISLEEHLQFVKSLKNDISKRYFVVFKEGQSIGVIHLFNISLQTCEFGLYAKPCVKGVGQFLMNEVLNYAFTHLKVQKLNACVLKTNEKALTLYLKNGFEIINEDEKMLYVCKIRGGGG; from the coding sequence ATGATAGAGCTTAGAAATTTTATCTCTCTTAGTGAAAACGAGCTTAAGGAGCTTTTAAAATGGCGTAATGATAAAAGCGTGGCAGCTTTTATGAAAACGCAAAATATTAGCCTAGAGGAACATTTGCAATTTGTAAAGAGCCTTAAAAATGATATCAGTAAGCGTTATTTTGTAGTTTTTAAAGAGGGACAGAGCATAGGCGTGATACATCTTTTCAATATCAGTCTTCAAACTTGTGAATTTGGACTTTATGCAAAGCCCTGTGTAAAAGGCGTAGGGCAGTTTTTAATGAATGAAGTTTTAAACTATGCTTTTACACATTTAAAGGTGCAAAAGCTTAATGCTTGCGTGCTTAAGACAAATGAAAAGGCTTTAACTTTGTATCTTAAAAATGGCTTTGAAATCATCAATGAGGACGAAAAAATGCTTTATGTTTGTAAAATACGGGGGGGGGGGGGGTAG
- the pseF gene encoding pseudaminic acid cytidylyltransferase codes for MKNLCIIPARGGSKRIPRKNIIDFCGKPLMSYSIENALNSGVFEEVVVSSDDEEILQVAETFGARALMREKELSDDFSSSSKVIKSVSEKIGAGYENICCLYATAPLLNAKLLKEAYEEFIKSDFSFLFSAVEFDYPIQRAFYLKEKKVYMFDESQYFARSQDLERAYHDAGAFYFGKKEAWLKEEMIFTPNSSVYVLARNLVCDIDTPQDLEFAKKLFALNKALL; via the coding sequence GTGAAAAATCTTTGCATTATCCCAGCGCGTGGAGGCTCTAAGCGAATTCCAAGAAAAAATATTATTGATTTTTGTGGCAAACCCTTGATGAGTTATAGCATAGAAAATGCCCTAAATTCAGGTGTTTTTGAGGAAGTTGTGGTTTCTAGTGATGATGAAGAAATTTTGCAAGTGGCAGAGACTTTTGGGGCGAGGGCTTTGATGAGGGAAAAGGAGCTAAGTGATGATTTTAGCTCAAGCTCTAAGGTTATAAAAAGCGTTAGCGAAAAAATAGGGGCTGGATATGAAAATATTTGCTGTCTTTACGCTACTGCTCCCTTACTTAATGCAAAGCTTTTAAAAGAGGCTTATGAAGAATTTATTAAGAGTGATTTTAGCTTTTTGTTTAGTGCTGTGGAATTTGACTATCCTATACAAAGGGCGTTTTATTTAAAAGAAAAAAAAGTTTATATGTTTGATGAGAGTCAGTATTTTGCACGCTCGCAGGATTTAGAAAGGGCGTATCACGATGCGGGGGCGTTTTATTTTGGTAAAAAAGAAGCGTGGCTTAAGGAAGAGATGATTTTCACGCCTAATTCTAGCGTGTATGTCTTAGCAAGAAATTTGGTTTGTGACATTGACACGCCACAGGATTTAGAATTTGCAAAAAAACTTTTTGCGTTAAATAAGGCATTGCTGTGA
- the hemN gene encoding oxygen-independent coproporphyrinogen III oxidase — translation MKDYKAFVKYSKAGPRYTSYPTAVEFSTKFSYEEYLKCLKESKRNLSLYFHLPFCRSACYFCGCNVIYTAKEESKKRYLKYLFRELEILSSLLDTQKKVVQMHFGGGTPTFFSAEELESLILKIKSIFPYFDEEAELSCEIDPRFFNDAQADVLVQNGFNRISFGVQDFDERVQKEIHRIQPFDLTKEALLKVRNRGIKSVNIDLIYGLPFQNLQSFKQTLDKILLLDPDRLAIFNYAHVPWLKKNMRKFDENTLPSPDVKLQILEYCEQFLGQNHYKMIGMDHFAKEDDELFKALKDNTLHRNFQGYTTKGGVDLVGVGLTSIGEGQNYYAQNFKDLKSYEEAIERGVLPFERGVLLSDDDRLRKAVIMALMANFKLDIKEIEREFGIDFKAYFKEDLKALKEYDEFVSIEDDFIKVNETGTMLIRNIAMCFDAYLKNISEEKKVFSKTL, via the coding sequence ATGAAAGATTATAAGGCCTTTGTAAAGTATTCTAAGGCTGGTCCGCGTTACACTTCCTACCCAACGGCTGTGGAATTTAGCACAAAATTTAGCTATGAAGAGTATTTAAAATGCTTAAAAGAATCAAAACGCAATCTTTCTTTATATTTTCATCTGCCTTTTTGTAGGAGTGCTTGCTATTTTTGTGGGTGCAATGTCATTTACACGGCTAAAGAAGAAAGTAAAAAGCGTTATTTAAAATATCTTTTTAGAGAGCTTGAAATTTTAAGTTCTCTCTTAGACACACAAAAAAAAGTTGTTCAAATGCACTTTGGAGGCGGCACACCGACATTTTTTTCTGCTGAGGAATTAGAAAGCTTGATCTTAAAAATTAAAAGCATTTTCCCCTATTTTGACGAAGAAGCCGAGCTAAGCTGTGAGATAGACCCGCGTTTTTTCAATGACGCACAAGCCGATGTTTTGGTGCAAAATGGCTTTAACCGCATTAGCTTTGGGGTGCAGGATTTTGACGAAAGAGTGCAAAAAGAAATTCATAGAATTCAACCTTTTGATTTGACAAAAGAAGCACTTTTAAAGGTGCGAAACAGGGGGATAAAGTCCGTTAATATCGATTTAATTTATGGCTTACCCTTTCAAAATTTGCAAAGTTTTAAGCAAACCTTAGACAAAATTTTGCTTTTAGACCCTGACCGCTTGGCGATTTTTAATTACGCACATGTGCCGTGGCTTAAGAAAAATATGCGAAAATTTGACGAAAATACCCTACCAAGCCCTGATGTGAAATTGCAAATTTTAGAATATTGTGAGCAATTTTTGGGGCAAAATCACTATAAAATGATAGGAATGGACCATTTTGCTAAGGAAGATGATGAGCTTTTTAAGGCTTTAAAGGATAATACCTTGCATAGAAATTTTCAAGGCTACACGACTAAGGGGGGTGTGGATTTAGTGGGCGTTGGACTAACTAGCATAGGTGAGGGGCAAAATTATTATGCACAAAATTTCAAGGATTTAAAATCCTATGAAGAGGCGATTGAAAGGGGTGTTTTGCCTTTTGAAAGGGGTGTTTTACTTAGTGATGATGATAGGCTTAGAAAGGCTGTTATTATGGCTTTGATGGCAAATTTTAAGCTAGATATTAAGGAGATAGAGAGGGAATTTGGCATTGATTTTAAGGCGTATTTTAAAGAGGATTTAAAAGCACTTAAGGAATATGATGAGTTTGTAAGTATTGAAGATGATTTCATTAAGGTCAATGAAACAGGCACAATGCTTATAAGAAATATCGCAATGTGTTTTGATGCGTATTTAAAAAACATTAGCGAAGAAAAAAAAGTATTTTCAAAGACTTTATAA
- a CDS encoding DUF2603 domain-containing protein, giving the protein MKEIKKTITKKPKGAVAEINDFSKYLGMKKRDLTIFEMLPEENEYRLRLKNSKLNRVEPWFIIDEDGGTHALTSLRSLNNLLDTIKKNQKEIFELRLEKAIYQQMPVDFNDAWAVAMDAVERIVSVTGVARTNVDLDRLLEDIKKEHPNLFIDMNMMMESLQNERL; this is encoded by the coding sequence ATGAAAGAAATTAAAAAAACCATAACAAAAAAACCAAAAGGTGCTGTGGCGGAGATTAATGATTTTAGCAAGTATTTAGGTATGAAAAAGCGAGATTTGACGATTTTTGAAATGCTTCCTGAAGAAAATGAGTATAGACTAAGGCTTAAAAATAGCAAGCTTAATAGAGTCGAGCCTTGGTTTATCATCGATGAAGATGGTGGCACACATGCGCTAACTTCTTTGCGTAGTCTTAATAATTTGCTAGATACCATTAAGAAAAATCAAAAAGAAATTTTTGAATTAAGGCTTGAAAAGGCGATTTATCAGCAAATGCCTGTGGATTTTAATGACGCTTGGGCTGTGGCGATGGACGCTGTTGAAAGGATTGTAAGTGTTACTGGGGTAGCTAGGACTAATGTCGATTTAGACCGCTTACTCGAAGACATTAAAAAAGAACACCCAAATTTATTTATCGATATGAATATGATGATGGAGAGTTTGCAAAATGAAAGATTATAA
- the hsdR gene encoding EcoAI/FtnUII family type I restriction enzme subunit R, whose product MKALQNLSEEDTKKRYIEPALSKVGWDFEFIKMEYGVKAKDYEFSEGKIDIKTGKRDKSTIKKADYVLFHNGIILAVLEAKAYKYEDSEGIEQAKNYAKALKAPFAFSSSGKGFVKYTLTKDFKGVAKENLPLNAFPSPQELYEAYKKWQNLTNDNLLQTHCDLSQTTPRYYQNNAINAALIAAQKGQNRILLVLATGTGKTLIAYQIAHRLFNQILPNGKKIEKILYLADRNELINTDTTRTFKSFAKGIYKIENRNFKSGYSLYFGIYQQFISGSEENGDKKEHYKALKPDFFDLIFIDECHRGSARADSTWREILEYFSSALQIGMTATPKYNKEQRESQEIGELEEREDDNIDYFGEPVYQYSLQQGIEDGYLAPFSVVELLSNVVQEGYTPELGKRDEEGREIPQETFNSPDFNRTIYLKPQIRFVAKEVSKFLHHTLKNPYAKTIIFCEDQRHALLMKDALQDENKQEVAKDSNYITRITSDDNLGKALLDNFKSQTKRYPVIATTSQLLSTGVDTQMVQVIVIDKIVRDKSLFKQMIGRGTRLNEGLESRGKTHFYVLDFKGIARDFLNDPDFDGEIEFIGTDEVTKREKKPENTSQENKNSKDNKTQTKEPPIKHTIDGEEIEIYTQSKSVAILRNVNGVLTYITQSIESYSGEKLKNTKAFESYLDTLRTGDKATREELLAMLEQKGIFIQELGQMDKFKNCDEFDILLSLAKGSPALSRTQRAKKANKFLESLQPKARELLELLLEKYAQGGINELDSSVFVNEPFASKYNLTTIAQIFKEYGGVNAILQNLKNALYKEVS is encoded by the coding sequence TTGAAAGCATTGCAAAACCTTAGCGAAGAAGACACCAAAAAGCGTTATATTGAACCTGCTTTAAGCAAAGTGGGCTGGGATTTTGAATTTATTAAAATGGAATATGGAGTAAAAGCTAAAGATTATGAATTTAGCGAGGGCAAAATTGACATCAAAACAGGCAAAAGAGATAAAAGCACCATAAAAAAGGCTGATTATGTGCTTTTTCACAATGGAATCATTCTTGCAGTTTTAGAGGCAAAAGCCTATAAATACGAAGATAGCGAGGGGATAGAACAAGCGAAAAACTATGCCAAAGCACTTAAAGCCCCCTTTGCCTTTTCTAGTAGTGGCAAGGGCTTTGTAAAATACACGCTTACAAAAGATTTTAAGGGGGTAGCAAAAGAGAATTTACCCCTTAATGCTTTCCCAAGCCCACAAGAGCTTTATGAAGCCTACAAAAAATGGCAAAATCTCACAAATGACAATCTTTTACAAACGCATTGTGATTTAAGCCAAACAACACCGCGTTATTATCAAAACAACGCCATAAACGCCGCCCTAATCGCCGCACAAAAAGGACAAAATAGAATCTTACTCGTCCTTGCCACAGGCACGGGCAAAACTCTCATCGCCTATCAAATCGCCCACCGCCTTTTTAACCAAATCTTGCCAAATGGCAAAAAGATAGAGAAAATTCTCTACCTAGCTGATAGAAATGAGCTTATAAACACCGACACCACAAGGACTTTTAAAAGCTTTGCCAAAGGCATTTATAAGATAGAAAATCGTAATTTTAAAAGCGGGTATAGTTTGTATTTTGGAATCTATCAGCAATTTATCAGCGGTAGTGAAGAAAATGGCGATAAAAAAGAGCATTATAAAGCCTTAAAGCCGGACTTTTTTGACCTTATTTTTATCGATGAGTGCCACAGAGGCAGTGCTAGGGCGGATTCTACTTGGCGTGAGATCTTAGAGTATTTTAGCTCCGCACTGCAAATTGGTATGACTGCCACGCCTAAATATAATAAAGAGCAAAGAGAGAGCCAAGAGATAGGAGAGCTAGAAGAAAGAGAAGATGATAATATAGATTATTTCGGCGAGCCGGTGTATCAATACAGCTTACAACAAGGCATAGAAGATGGCTATTTAGCCCCCTTTTCTGTGGTAGAGTTGCTTTCAAATGTCGTGCAAGAGGGCTACACACCAGAGCTAGGTAAGCGTGATGAAGAGGGCAGAGAAATCCCACAAGAAACTTTTAACTCCCCAGATTTTAACCGCACAATTTATCTCAAACCTCAAATCCGCTTCGTTGCTAAAGAAGTGAGCAAATTTTTACACCACACCCTAAAAAATCCTTACGCTAAAACTATCATTTTCTGCGAAGACCAACGCCACGCCCTTTTGATGAAAGATGCCTTGCAAGATGAAAATAAGCAAGAAGTGGCAAAAGACTCTAACTATATTACACGCATAACAAGCGATGATAATTTAGGCAAAGCCCTGCTAGATAATTTTAAAAGCCAAACCAAACGCTACCCAGTCATCGCCACGACCTCCCAGCTTTTAAGCACAGGGGTAGATACACAAATGGTGCAAGTCATAGTCATTGATAAAATCGTGCGTGATAAAAGCCTATTTAAGCAAATGATAGGGCGAGGCACAAGACTCAATGAAGGCTTAGAATCTAGGGGCAAAACACATTTTTATGTGCTTGATTTCAAAGGCATTGCAAGGGATTTTTTAAACGACCCTGACTTTGATGGCGAGATAGAGTTTATCGGCACAGATGAGGTAACAAAACGAGAGAAAAAGCCAGAAAACACAAGCCAAGAGAATAAAAACAGCAAAGACAATAAAACCCAAACTAAAGAACCGCCGATAAAGCACACCATAGACGGCGAAGAGATAGAAATCTACACACAAAGCAAATCTGTCGCCATTTTACGCAATGTTAATGGCGTTTTGACATATATCACGCAAAGCATAGAGAGTTATAGTGGTGAAAAGCTTAAAAATACTAAAGCTTTTGAATCTTACCTTGACACCCTACGCACAGGCGATAAAGCCACGCGTGAAGAGCTTTTAGCTATGCTAGAGCAAAAGGGTATTTTTATCCAAGAATTAGGGCAAATGGATAAATTTAAAAACTGCGATGAATTTGACATTTTACTCTCCCTTGCTAAAGGTAGCCCCGCCCTAAGCCGCACACAAAGGGCAAAAAAGGCAAATAAATTCCTAGAATCTTTACAGCCAAAGGCTAGAGAGCTTTTAGAACTCTTACTTGAGAAATACGCACAAGGGGGCATTAACGAGCTAGATTCTAGTGTATTTGTCAATGAGCCTTTTGCTTCAAAGTATAATCTCACCACAATCGCACAGATTTTTAAAGAATATGGCGGAGTAAATGCAATACTACAAAATCTTAAAAACGCACTTTATAAGGAGGTAAGCTAA
- the pseG gene encoding UDP-2,4-diacetamido-2,4,6-trideoxy-beta-L-altropyranose hydrolase, with translation MKILIRADSSFKLGHGHIQRCLILARQYEKLGHEVSFACLELEGNIIEKIPNEVFLLEGASLDELCELIKEENFELLVLDHYDFSEQDERAIKALCEVQILSFDDELKPHFCDILLNVNAYAKASFYKNLVPATCELRCGFSYALIREEFYEEARIKRKKIWDIFICMGGTDSKNLSAKLALDLPKSLKILIVTTSANKNLKALKHLEQNEANITLAVDLKHFAKTMNESKKLIIQASSLVNEALLLKANFKAICTQKNQEKLAQWLLEKNYEVEYR, from the coding sequence GTGAAAATTCTCATTCGTGCGGATAGTTCTTTTAAGCTAGGACACGGACACATACAGCGTTGTCTTATTTTAGCAAGGCAGTATGAAAAGCTAGGACACGAGGTAAGCTTTGCTTGTTTGGAGCTTGAGGGAAATATCATAGAAAAAATTCCTAATGAGGTTTTTTTGCTTGAGGGAGCAAGTTTAGATGAACTTTGTGAGTTGATTAAAGAGGAGAATTTTGAACTTTTAGTGCTTGATCATTATGATTTTAGTGAGCAAGATGAAAGGGCGATTAAGGCGTTGTGTGAGGTGCAAATTTTAAGCTTTGATGATGAGTTAAAACCTCATTTTTGTGATATTTTGCTTAATGTCAATGCCTATGCAAAAGCCTCGTTTTATAAAAATTTAGTTCCTGCTACTTGTGAGCTTAGGTGCGGTTTTTCTTATGCTTTAATCAGGGAGGAATTTTATGAGGAGGCAAGGATTAAGCGTAAGAAAATCTGGGATATTTTCATTTGTATGGGTGGCACAGATAGTAAAAATCTCTCCGCCAAACTTGCACTTGATCTTCCCAAAAGCCTAAAAATTCTCATCGTCACGACAAGTGCAAATAAAAATTTAAAAGCCCTAAAGCATTTAGAGCAAAATGAGGCAAATATCACTTTGGCGGTGGATTTAAAACATTTTGCTAAGACGATGAATGAAAGTAAAAAACTCATTATCCAAGCTTCAAGTTTAGTCAATGAAGCCTTACTTTTAAAGGCGAATTTTAAAGCCATTTGCACCCAGAAAAATCAAGAAAAACTCGCCCAGTGGCTTTTAGAAAAAAACTATGAAGTGGAATATCGATGA
- the ribA gene encoding GTP cyclohydrolase II, whose protein sequence is MEIKISKIANLPSKWGNFQIQSFKEGEKEHLCIFKGKPSDILNLRIHSECLTGDGLGSLKCDCGEQLEFALKYIEKNGGMVIYLRQEGRNIGLFNKVNAYALQDEGLNTIEANEHLGFKPDERTYEVVDFILNYYQISQINLITNNPNKLNFLKTKLIKRIPILIKSNEFNDAYLKIKQDSMGHLK, encoded by the coding sequence ATGGAAATTAAAATTTCAAAAATTGCAAATTTACCAAGCAAATGGGGGAATTTTCAAATTCAAAGCTTTAAAGAGGGAGAAAAAGAACATCTTTGCATTTTTAAGGGAAAGCCTAGTGATATTTTAAATTTAAGAATTCATTCAGAATGCCTCACTGGCGATGGTTTGGGAAGTTTAAAATGTGATTGCGGTGAGCAACTTGAATTTGCCCTAAAATACATCGAAAAAAACGGCGGTATGGTGATTTACTTAAGGCAAGAGGGGCGTAATATCGGGCTTTTTAATAAGGTCAATGCTTACGCCTTGCAAGATGAGGGTTTAAATACCATAGAAGCAAACGAGCATCTAGGCTTTAAGCCTGATGAGAGGACTTATGAGGTGGTGGATTTCATACTAAATTATTATCAAATTTCGCAAATTAATCTCATCACAAATAATCCCAACAAGCTTAATTTTTTAAAAACAAAGCTTATTAAACGCATTCCTATACTTATCAAAAGTAATGAATTTAACGATGCTTATCTTAAAATCAAGCAAGATTCTATGGGACATTTAAAGTGA